ATTTCTACTAAGCCATTTTCTCGTTCTATATGGACAACAGCATTACTTAAAAAGTTCTGGATTAATTGATGAATTTTAGTTCTATCGGCAAAAATTGTAGGTAGTTTATTGGTAACCACAATTTTTACATGGTCTGGTGTATATATAATATCTGTAATTTCTTTGATTACTTCATTAACATCTACAGACGTATTTTCAATTGTATCATTATTAATTGTAGAATACTTTAAAATCCCGTCAATTAGGTTATCCATAGCTTCTACTTTTTCCTGCATCATGGCTAAATTATACTTTCCGTTGTCGTCTAATTTATCTTGGTAATCTTCATTTAACCAGGTGCATAAAGCGCTAATACTCCGTAAAGGCGATTTTAAATCATGAGAAACAATGTGTGCATATTCTTGTAAACCTACATTACTTTTTTCTAGCTCTTTTACAAGGGTTTCTTTCTGTAATTCTAGTTGTTTTTGTACCGTAATGTCTAAATGGATTCCTAAAGAGCCAATTACTTTACCAGAATCACTGTAGCGAGGAGCACCACTAATAAACCAATGTCTAGTTGAGCCATCTTTCTGTATAACTTCTACTTCATAAGAATCAGATTCTCCTTTAAGTCTTTTTTTACTTTTAGCAGGCATAGTACCTGTATTGGTTATTTTTATAAGATCTGTAGCTTTTTTACCTAATAATTCTTTTTCAGTATAGCCACTCATGGTACAGAAGCTTTGATTTACGGTCTGAATAACCTCATGAATATTTACTTCTAATAGGCCAAGGTTCATATTTGCAATGATGCTACTGTATTTTTCTTTTTGAACTTCTAGATTACGCTTGTAATTTCTAGAAATAGTAACATCTGTATAGGTCCATAAATGCCCATTATAAACACCTTTATTAAATATAGGTATGTAATCTCTTTCTAGGATTCTACCATCTGCCATTTCTAGCTCATCAGAAAGTGTTAAGGTTTTGTTTTGTATTATTTTATCTATTCTTTCTAATTCAAAATCTGGATTTTTAAAAAGCCCTTTATGATCCTTCATTGCACTAAAACAATCTACTCCAACAAGTCTATGAGGAGGAATATCAACATCAAAAAAGTTGCAAAGCATTTTATTAGCAAGTACAATATTTCTATGCTCATCTTCTACCAAAATTCCGGTATGTAAATTTGCAATTAACGAGGATAACCTATTTTCTGAGGCTTTTAATTGCTCTTCTGCTTCTAGTTCTTTGGTGATATCTTCAATGATAGCCACCTTGTAATCTATTTCTCCAATTTGATTTTTAACCGCACTAACGGCTGTTTTTGTATGTACTTTTTTGCCATCTTTTTTAACAAATGTTTTTATTACAGAGAAATTATCTAATTCCCCCATATCCATTTTTTTCATTAAGTTTTTAGCTTCAGATACATTTTTAGGGCAGGAAATAGAGTCTAAAGAATGTTTCTTTATTTCGGTATTAGAATAACCTAAAAGAGTTAAAACAGCTTCATTTGCTTTAATAATACGTTCATTGTCTGTTAGAATAATCCCTAAAGGAGAATTTTCTACGATGATGTCTAATTGTTTTTTTTGATTGGCTAAAAGTTCTTTAACTTCAGAATCTTGACTAATATCTCTAATGATACCTTGAGCTCCAATGGGTTTTCTATCTCTATCATAGATGATACTACCGTTGACCTCGACATGTTTAATAGCACCATTTTTCAATACAAATTTAGGGCGGTAATTTTTTATGGTACCAACCTCTATGAGAGATTTAAGGGAATTGTATGTGTATTCAATATAATCTTTATGAATATAGGAACTCAACGATACTTTTTCATCAGGGTCGCACTCTAGAAATTCTCTAGCGGCTTTATTCATTTTTATAATTTCACCAGAAAGATCCATAACAACATATGGGTCTACGATGTTTACAAAAATTTCATTTAGTTCTGATGATTTTTCAGAGAGCATATCTTCTAAACGATCATTAACTTCTTGTAAATGGCGCGTAGTATCATACAGCTCTTTAGATTTAGCTTCTAAAATGCTTTCTGCTTGTTTACGAGCTTTTACTTGCCGATCAAGAGCGCGTTTTAATAAAGAGACTTCTTTGTTATCCATTTTGGATAATATCAAATTTCACTTCAGTACCGTCTTCTTTCAATAGCTCGTAGGTTATTGTTGCTGTACCATTAAAATGTTCAAATGTTTTTTCAATTAAACCATGTGCTAATCGGTATAACCCTCGGGAGGAGCAATAAACCATGGTAATTGAGTTTTCTGTTTTATCCAGAATTTTAAAAGTAGGAAGTTCTGCTTCTGGATATAGTTTTTTTACATGCACATGAATATGATCTTCAATAGCATAAAGAAGGCTAATAGGGTTGGTGTAGTTTTCAATAACTTCTGGATGTGCACTCCCTAGTCCATTAAAGAGGTAGAGTCCAAAGGCATAAATAAGATCGCCCATGGGGGCCTTAACTTCGTCACTAAGACTGGTAATTAAGCTTACCATTTCATTAAAACTATAGGTACCTACAGACGTATAAATACCTTCTGAGGGTAAGTTAGAATTTTCTATAATGGTGTCAACGACTTCTAAGCCGAACTTTAATTCTACCATTTCTAAAAATTCTGTAAAGACAACACCTTTCATATCTGAATATTAATTTCATTCTAAAAGTAGGAAAATTAGTACTTTTTATGAAAAAAATGTTGTGAAACAGCAAAAACCTTATGCCTTAACAAGCTCATTCGTTTGCCAGTACTCAAAAACAGTTTTTAATTTTGTTTCGTAATCTTCATATTTTAAAGGTTTTATAACATAACCAGCCACCCCTATTCTGTAACATTCTAATAAATCTGCTCTATTTTCAGATGTGGTTAATATAATAGTAGGTAAGTACTTGTATTTTGGGTCTGCTTTTATAATTTCAAGAAATTCAATTCCGCTCATTCTTGGCATATTCAAATCTAACAGAATAATATCTGGTAGTTTTGAGCTTGATTTTAAAATATCTAAAGCTTGTTCGCCATTCTTAGCCTCAATTATATTATGTTTTAATTGTAGTTTAGAAACTGTTCTTTGTAGTTTCATTGTTTCAATCGTGTCGTCTTCAATAAATAATACGTCCATAGCTTTATAAATTAGACTGCAAATATTTCATTTTATATCGTATTAAAATTCATCAAGTAGATGAATAACTAATAAGTATCGGTGAGTGGTAATTCTATATAGACTAACATATTTCTATAGGGTGTAAGTGACTGTAAATTAAAGAGAACCCTCAATTGTGTAGTGCTATTTTTTACAATTTCACAAAGAGATAGCAATTGTTCTTAGCTGTTCTAAAAAAAAGCACTAAATTAATCCTCTTAAAATTACATCAGTTTGAATCCATACTACGTTTTAGGCATCATTGCTATTTACTTTATTATTTTAATGGTTATTTCTCATTTTACCTCTAAAAATGGTAGTGATGAGTCTTATTTTACGGGAGACCGTCAATCGCCTTGGTTTTTAGTTGCCTTTGGTATGGTAGGAGCAGGGCTCTCTGGAGTCACCTTTGTATCACTCCCAGGAATGGTGGGGAATAATAATTTCTATTTCTATCAATTTATATTAGGGAATGTAGTAGGGTATTTATTTATCACATTTGTATTAATTCCACTTTACTTTAAACTCCAATTGGTTTCTATTTATGGGTATTTAAAAGAGCGGTTTGGCGTAAATTCCTATAAAACAGGCTCTCTATTTTTTTTAATATCACAATCGTTTGGGGCAGCCTTAAGGTTATTATTAGCTTCTAAAATATTGCAGTTTGCTCTTTTTGATGCCTTGAATGTCCCATTTTTTATCACCGTTATTATCATTCTTTTATTGGTGTGGTTGTACACCAATAAGTCTGGAATAAAGACGATTGTTTGGACAGATACCTTACAAACCACCTTTTTAATTTTAGGAGCAGTCATATCAATCTATGCAATTACCACTTCCTTAAATTTAAATTTTAGTACTGCTATTACTGCAGTTACGGAGCATACCTATTTTGATATTTTTAATTGGGATGGCGCTTCTGGAAACAATTTCTACAAGCAGTTTATTGCAGGTATTTTAGTAGCTATTGCTATGATAGGTTTAGACCAGAATATGATGCAAAAAACCTTAACCTGTAAAAATCAATGGGATGCTCAGAAGAACACACTTACCTATAGTCTAATATTGGCAGCAACGCAGTTTCTATTTTTAGGGCTTGGCGTTTTGTTATACATCTATGCCGAGAAAAACGGAATTTCACTTCCTGTAAATGATAAAGGAGAATTAATTCATACAGATACGCTATTCCCTAATTTAGCATTAAATCATTTAGGAGCTTTTGCAGCCATATTTTTCTTATTAGGGATTATAGCAGCCTCTTTCTCTAGTGTAGATTCTTCCTTAACAGCCCTAACGACTTCTTTTACCTATGATTTTTTAGATATTTCAGAAAAGTCTGGGAAACAACGAAAAAGTTTAAAGAATAAAGTGTTACTAGGTTTTTCTGTTATCATATTTACCATCATTATGCTTTTCGCAAATAGCAAAGGCGATGTAATATCTCTAATCTTTAAAGTTGCAGGGTATACTTACGGACCGTTGTTAGGTTTATTTCTGTTAGGAATGTTTACTAAAATTACACTTAAAGATAAATGGGTTCCTGTTGTTTGTCTTTTGGCACCTTTTGTAACCTACGGGTTGAGTGAAGTATTAATAGCAAAATTTAAGTTCGATTTTGGTTTTGTGAACATCGCCGTAAATGCAGGTTTAACCATTTTAGGCTTGTTGCTTTTGCGAAAAAAGTAAGCTTAACATTTTCATAGGATTACGATAGAAGTAGGCTGATTGTTATTCCTTAGTATTGTGATTGATTTAAAATATATATGATGAAACTAGTAAATTTTTTACTTACCATTTTTTGCTTTTCTGCTATGGGTTACGGACAAGTGACTTCTATCATGAGTTATAATATCCGTTTAGATGTAGCCTCAGATGGAGAAAACGCATGGCCCTTGCGAAAGGATTTTGTTATAGATCAGTTAAAATTTTACAGTCCAGATATTTTTGGTATTCAAGAAGGTACACCGCAGCAGACAGCTTACTTAGCAGCACAATTAAAAGACTATAAATTTATAGGCGTAGGAAGAGATGGGGGAGATAAAGGAGAATACTCTGCTATTTTTTATAATTCATCGCAATTTACGGTAGCAGAAGAAAATACTTTTTGGCTTTCAGAAACCCCCACAGAAGTTTCTATGGGTTGGGATGCTGCTTGTAATAGAGTGTGTACGTACGGTTTGTTTACCAACAAGGATACAAAAGAAAAGTTTTGGGTATTTAATACGCACTTAGACCATAAAGGGGCTAGAGCTAGAGCCCAAGGGGTGCAGTTAATTTTGAATAAAATAAAGGAAGTAAACACAAAAGACTATCCTGTAGTCTTAACAGGAGATTTTAATCTAGAACCCACAGATGAAGTTATAGCGACAGTAAAAAATGTGTTGATCGATGCTAAGGAAGTGGCGCACTTGACTTTTGGACCGGAAGGTACCTTTAATGCGTTTAAGTTCACGACCGCTGTAAAAAGAAGGATAGACTATATATTTATCGCCCCAAATCAGGTTAACGTTACTAAATACGCGGTGTTGAGCGATTCTAAAGACTTAAAGTATCCTTCAGATCATTTACCGGTGTATATAGAATTTGAAATTAAAAGAAGGTAAATCGTATTTTTTTTTTAAACCCTAATGCATTCATAATTAAGTTTTTGCAAACTTAAAATTAACATTCTTAAAATTACTTAAAATTTAATTGCAAATTATTTATTGAAAACAGTATATTTGCAGCCTCTAAGAATTAAATTTAATTCTTTCAGTGTAGGTGGCATAGCTCAGCTGGATAGAGCACCTGCCTTCTAAGCAGGCGGTCGAAGGTTCGAATCCTTCTGCCATCACATCAAAAGTCTCTGAATTTTCAGAGACTTTTTTTGTTTCTATACTTTCGTATATCCTTTATTCGTGAATACGCACTCCATAGCTATAGAAAATTTACGTGTATTTCGTCGTAAATTAGAAAAATTATACGATCAGTTTACCGATTTATCTTATTTTTAGCTGTTCAGTAGTGGGGAGCCCTTGGTATTGGTATTTTAAAAAGTAGCATTTCTGTTATCTTATTATATAAATAGCCAATACAATTACGTTATCCTTCTATAGTTAAACAGTACAAGCACCAGTAACCTATGGCTTTTCTAGCAAAACTCTTTATCAACGGAGAACAACGTAATGTTCTCAATGGCACTTATGTATACCATCAACTTCTTGATGCTAGGGGAAAGCCTAAAGCAAAGGTAGAAGGCGGACAATTAAACTTTGTGGTAGAATCTACCGGAGATGATGCTTTGTTTCATTTATGGATGTTAGATGATTACCAAATGTATGATGGGTATATCCGTTTCTTTAAAAGAGATGGGTTGAGTAAATTGTTTGATTTTGAATTCGCCAATTGCTATTGTGTAGGATTGCGAGAGCAATTTAGCGCTACGGGTCACGATCCGCTTAAAATGGAACTCACCATTACTCCAGGCATACAACGTGTGCGCGATGTAATTTTTGAGAAAGTCTGGAACCCTAGTAATCCTTTTGCGGAGGCTCCGGTTGTTAAAGAAGATTTAGAACCAAAAATTTTATCTTGTAGGTATACTGACACAGAAGGTGATGTAGTAGAAGAACTATATGAAGACACGCTAATTTTAGAGGTAAGAACAGAAAATTGCATAGGTAAACTAGTAGATATAGATTTATCTGATGATGATTATGACTTTAAGTATAATGGAGTACATCTGGATAATGATATTTTAGAAGATCTATTGATTACATCAAACCTCCAAAAAGTAGAATTAGAAATTTTCGAAGAAGAAGATTAATCCTCGTAAAAACGTAACAAATGGCAACGGTAAGATTACAAGAAAATACAGCACAACAGGCAACAGCGGAAGCGCCACCTGAGGGGAGGAAATCAATTTCAGAAATGATTTTTATACCTGCTATTTCTGAAGATTTAGAGGATGGTAGTGAAAGAAGTTCTCAGGAAGTTTGGGTTTTGGATGCAAAAAGATATAAGGCTTTTAAAGAAGAAGCAGATAAATATGATGAAGCCGCAAAACAATTAGAAGAAGCAAAAATAAACTTAGGTAAAGCTAAAGATGAACCTAGTGTAGCATCAGCTACATCAGAGTTAGAAACCGCACAAACAAGAATGCGTGAAGTTTTAGCAAAAGGTATGGGTCTAAGTGATACAACCTTAACCCCTGTGCCCCAAGGTTCACATGAGAAATTAATAGAGTGCTATGGTTATGTAAATAAACGCACGTTTTATGTTTCTGCCCATGATATAAAAAAAGTATCTGATACAAAAACGAAGGGTAATCGAAAATTTCGTTTTCCAGTAAGTTTCTTTGAACCAACAGGTAAAAATAAATATACGTTTAAGATTGATAATTATATCACTGACAGCACAGATGGGAAAGCAGATGATAATAATAGAGAGGTAAATGATGCAAAGGATGAAGAGGCCGGTAAGGATAAAAAAAATGTAATTACAAGAGCTTATGACGGGTTAAAGGCTGACTTGAACAAAGAGTGGAAATTATTAGATAATTCTGGTCAACTTAAATCAAAACATCTGGTAAAAGTTATTGCACCAAGTATTGCTTCGTTTTTAACTGATGAGAATTATGATATTGTTGATGCTAAAATTAAAATGTTTAATGAAGCAGCGAATTTTTCTTTCCAAGAATATGAAAAAAAACAAAAGGAAATTATTAAGTTTTTAAG
This genomic stretch from Cellulophaga algicola DSM 14237 harbors:
- a CDS encoding PAS domain-containing sensor histidine kinase; amino-acid sequence: MDNKEVSLLKRALDRQVKARKQAESILEAKSKELYDTTRHLQEVNDRLEDMLSEKSSELNEIFVNIVDPYVVMDLSGEIIKMNKAAREFLECDPDEKVSLSSYIHKDYIEYTYNSLKSLIEVGTIKNYRPKFVLKNGAIKHVEVNGSIIYDRDRKPIGAQGIIRDISQDSEVKELLANQKKQLDIIVENSPLGIILTDNERIIKANEAVLTLLGYSNTEIKKHSLDSISCPKNVSEAKNLMKKMDMGELDNFSVIKTFVKKDGKKVHTKTAVSAVKNQIGEIDYKVAIIEDITKELEAEEQLKASENRLSSLIANLHTGILVEDEHRNIVLANKMLCNFFDVDIPPHRLVGVDCFSAMKDHKGLFKNPDFELERIDKIIQNKTLTLSDELEMADGRILERDYIPIFNKGVYNGHLWTYTDVTISRNYKRNLEVQKEKYSSIIANMNLGLLEVNIHEVIQTVNQSFCTMSGYTEKELLGKKATDLIKITNTGTMPAKSKKRLKGESDSYEVEVIQKDGSTRHWFISGAPRYSDSGKVIGSLGIHLDITVQKQLELQKETLVKELEKSNVGLQEYAHIVSHDLKSPLRSISALCTWLNEDYQDKLDDNGKYNLAMMQEKVEAMDNLIDGILKYSTINNDTIENTSVDVNEVIKEITDIIYTPDHVKIVVTNKLPTIFADRTKIHQLIQNFLSNAVVHIERENGLVEIGCIETKTHWQFSIKDNGVGIPKEYHEKIFKIFQSVGNKERSTGIGLSIVKKIIDLYEGQVWLESEIGVGTTFFFTLKK
- a CDS encoding heme NO-binding domain-containing protein, with the translated sequence MKGVVFTEFLEMVELKFGLEVVDTIIENSNLPSEGIYTSVGTYSFNEMVSLITSLSDEVKAPMGDLIYAFGLYLFNGLGSAHPEVIENYTNPISLLYAIEDHIHVHVKKLYPEAELPTFKILDKTENSITMVYCSSRGLYRLAHGLIEKTFEHFNGTATITYELLKEDGTEVKFDIIQNG
- a CDS encoding response regulator, with the translated sequence MDVLFIEDDTIETMKLQRTVSKLQLKHNIIEAKNGEQALDILKSSSKLPDIILLDLNMPRMSGIEFLEIIKADPKYKYLPTIILTTSENRADLLECYRIGVAGYVIKPLKYEDYETKLKTVFEYWQTNELVKA
- a CDS encoding sodium:solute symporter, producing the protein MNPYYVLGIIAIYFIILMVISHFTSKNGSDESYFTGDRQSPWFLVAFGMVGAGLSGVTFVSLPGMVGNNNFYFYQFILGNVVGYLFITFVLIPLYFKLQLVSIYGYLKERFGVNSYKTGSLFFLISQSFGAALRLLLASKILQFALFDALNVPFFITVIIILLLVWLYTNKSGIKTIVWTDTLQTTFLILGAVISIYAITTSLNLNFSTAITAVTEHTYFDIFNWDGASGNNFYKQFIAGILVAIAMIGLDQNMMQKTLTCKNQWDAQKNTLTYSLILAATQFLFLGLGVLLYIYAEKNGISLPVNDKGELIHTDTLFPNLALNHLGAFAAIFFLLGIIAASFSSVDSSLTALTTSFTYDFLDISEKSGKQRKSLKNKVLLGFSVIIFTIIMLFANSKGDVISLIFKVAGYTYGPLLGLFLLGMFTKITLKDKWVPVVCLLAPFVTYGLSEVLIAKFKFDFGFVNIAVNAGLTILGLLLLRKK
- a CDS encoding endonuclease/exonuclease/phosphatase family protein; its protein translation is MMKLVNFLLTIFCFSAMGYGQVTSIMSYNIRLDVASDGENAWPLRKDFVIDQLKFYSPDIFGIQEGTPQQTAYLAAQLKDYKFIGVGRDGGDKGEYSAIFYNSSQFTVAEENTFWLSETPTEVSMGWDAACNRVCTYGLFTNKDTKEKFWVFNTHLDHKGARARAQGVQLILNKIKEVNTKDYPVVLTGDFNLEPTDEVIATVKNVLIDAKEVAHLTFGPEGTFNAFKFTTAVKRRIDYIFIAPNQVNVTKYAVLSDSKDLKYPSDHLPVYIEFEIKRR
- the tssD gene encoding type VI secretion system tube protein TssD, with the translated sequence MAFLAKLFINGEQRNVLNGTYVYHQLLDARGKPKAKVEGGQLNFVVESTGDDALFHLWMLDDYQMYDGYIRFFKRDGLSKLFDFEFANCYCVGLREQFSATGHDPLKMELTITPGIQRVRDVIFEKVWNPSNPFAEAPVVKEDLEPKILSCRYTDTEGDVVEELYEDTLILEVRTENCIGKLVDIDLSDDDYDFKYNGVHLDNDILEDLLITSNLQKVELEIFEEED